A single window of Metallosphaera hakonensis JCM 8857 = DSM 7519 DNA harbors:
- a CDS encoding MFS transporter codes for MNKSLRWMWSALVFGISSGPLSTLVTLNIIDLGGGPLMVAYAITLSNVVLIPASMFWGFLADRFERKKIILSGFGFATLFLALASLSNSIPEIDLEYAGFTFFSTAYSTPMNLLIMESTDKKRWASSFSFLSMLSSIGNLIGLLISTFLVLIVRITEIYGLLAFFSALAFIFSLLFTPKSMMLERTSLLHSIESFAVRFKMLPLMFLHVPRPNSFKMFRLSRLTTKPINYVPLLYIAITIFYISSGLFNTLYPASLYDKGIDKSIVLGIITVGMLFQILTFHFVGHYLENRDERETSFRSLVLRGSGYIVMGISLITPITAIILGFLFYPLSAGIAYSMFYAASNTLIFKIVGGRRQGTTLGVYSTLVGIALFSGSLASGYISKAIGYMGDFIIAGILLYTSALIFRYLEEG; via the coding sequence ATGAACAAATCCTTGAGATGGATGTGGTCCGCTCTGGTCTTCGGTATATCCAGCGGTCCTCTTTCTACTTTAGTCACGCTAAACATTATAGACTTGGGGGGAGGCCCCCTTATGGTTGCTTACGCCATAACGCTCTCAAACGTTGTTTTAATTCCTGCGTCTATGTTTTGGGGCTTCTTGGCAGATAGGTTTGAAAGGAAGAAGATCATCCTTTCTGGATTTGGCTTTGCTACCTTGTTTTTGGCTCTTGCCTCCTTGAGTAATAGCATACCCGAAATTGATCTGGAGTACGCAGGTTTTACTTTCTTCTCCACAGCTTACAGTACTCCCATGAATCTCTTGATCATGGAATCCACAGACAAAAAACGTTGGGCCTCGAGTTTCTCTTTCCTTTCTATGCTTTCATCGATCGGAAACCTGATCGGTCTCCTCATATCCACTTTTCTGGTCTTGATAGTGAGGATCACAGAAATATATGGGCTTCTTGCCTTCTTCTCTGCGCTAGCCTTTATTTTTTCTCTCTTGTTTACACCTAAATCGATGATGCTGGAAAGAACCTCCCTACTACATAGTATAGAGTCCTTTGCAGTGAGATTTAAGATGCTTCCTTTGATGTTCCTCCATGTACCGAGGCCGAACTCCTTCAAGATGTTTAGGTTGAGCAGACTTACAACGAAACCCATAAATTACGTTCCTCTTCTCTACATCGCGATAACTATTTTCTATATTTCCAGTGGGCTTTTCAATACCCTTTACCCAGCCAGCCTTTACGATAAGGGCATAGATAAGAGTATAGTTTTAGGCATAATCACTGTGGGAATGCTGTTCCAGATACTTACCTTTCATTTCGTGGGTCACTACTTAGAGAACAGAGATGAGAGGGAGACATCATTTAGGTCCTTGGTACTGAGAGGGTCTGGATACATCGTCATGGGGATTTCTCTTATAACCCCTATAACTGCAATCATCCTGGGCTTTCTTTTCTATCCTTTGTCAGCAGGAATAGCCTACTCCATGTTTTACGCAGCCTCAAACACTCTCATCTTCAAGATTGTGGGAGGAAGGAGACAGGGTACTACCCTAGGTGTATATAGCACGCTCGTGGGAATTGCGCTTTTCTCCGGGTCATTGGCATCGGGTTATATATCCAAGGCTATCGGTTATATGGGGGACTTCATAATTGCTGGAATTCTTTTGTATACCTCGGCTCTAATATTCAGATACCTTGAAGAGGGGTGA
- a CDS encoding sulfurtransferase TusA family protein codes for MSSVDKQEFVLDVRGEECPIPEMKAAKELQKIPSGKLVVLTDHEPAIDVTLPSLCKSLGLKYEVLKEGEFVRFVIYKDQRSTKIDEIEGVSDTERLVLGSTVLRERLNDPTILMSFVPQVKAVDRVAPGSYILHMKWFITWETPLFVTQNVLPKGDIVYYTAYQKLPMMRISFGWRFVSNKTGNELNLDITEWYKGPFSGQARKAIRKHLEKAKETLPKILLS; via the coding sequence GTGTCCTCCGTGGATAAGCAGGAGTTCGTATTGGACGTAAGAGGAGAGGAATGTCCTATCCCAGAAATGAAGGCAGCCAAGGAGCTTCAGAAGATACCATCAGGAAAGCTTGTTGTTTTAACTGATCATGAGCCCGCAATAGATGTTACTCTCCCATCCCTTTGCAAGTCCCTAGGGCTTAAGTACGAAGTATTGAAGGAAGGAGAATTCGTAAGATTTGTAATATATAAGGATCAACGGTCTACTAAAATTGACGAGATTGAGGGAGTTAGCGACACAGAGAGACTAGTACTGGGATCTACTGTACTGAGGGAAAGATTAAACGATCCTACAATCCTCATGTCATTTGTTCCGCAAGTTAAAGCTGTGGATAGGGTGGCACCAGGGAGCTATATTCTTCATATGAAATGGTTCATAACTTGGGAAACTCCCCTTTTTGTAACACAGAACGTCCTTCCAAAAGGAGATATAGTGTATTATACGGCCTATCAAAAGTTGCCCATGATGAGGATCAGCTTCGGTTGGAGATTCGTTTCCAATAAGACTGGGAACGAGTTAAACCTGGATATTACGGAGTGGTACAAGGGCCCATTCTCAGGTCAAGCCAGAAAGGCAATAAGAAAGCACCTCGAAAAGGCCAAAGAGACGCTGCCTAAGATCCTATTGAGCTAA
- a CDS encoding MFS transporter has translation MESKYFRVLTFTSLAHFANDGVFLIFPLLIVYYTTEEKISVVFLGGLAIVYTLLSGLLSPLIGDFADKRDKDPEFIALGILVEAMAIGFFTLSFLVRFLAIPFITLGALLLGAGQAFYHPLGGAMLSRTFGKTSGRALGINGSMGSLGRALIPSIISFMIIGLGEILGLGIFTLYMAIVAFIIYVGLMNIRRGSSSLVRKSSEKLDRSFYKFLIILGALVFLRSMFITGTTTFLGEFIYQVYLSKAFTGLFLTIGFLGSVVGQPFFGWLTERIGGRTTFIVSSVLSIVFFGLFLVFPRDLYLSLISYVLFTFAAFTAFPILLGYIGQTFPKNFFTVANSYVWGVGNTIGGAAGTALVTGLLDVHYTILFSFYVLFTIAIISTVLSPLIPKASSLGKKSE, from the coding sequence ATGGAGTCCAAATACTTTAGGGTATTAACTTTCACTTCGTTAGCTCATTTTGCAAATGATGGGGTATTCCTCATTTTCCCTCTGCTAATAGTATACTACACGACCGAGGAGAAAATCAGTGTAGTTTTTCTTGGGGGTTTGGCCATCGTTTATACACTATTGTCTGGCCTCCTCTCACCGTTGATTGGAGACTTCGCAGACAAGAGGGATAAGGATCCAGAGTTCATAGCCCTTGGAATTCTCGTTGAGGCTATGGCCATAGGGTTTTTTACCCTCTCCTTCCTCGTAAGATTTCTTGCAATTCCTTTCATAACTTTGGGTGCTCTACTATTGGGAGCTGGACAAGCGTTTTATCATCCTCTAGGGGGAGCTATGTTATCCAGAACTTTCGGGAAGACCTCGGGGAGAGCCTTAGGAATAAATGGATCCATGGGAAGTTTAGGAAGAGCGCTAATACCGTCAATTATCTCTTTCATGATTATTGGGTTAGGGGAGATTCTTGGGCTTGGCATATTTACTCTTTACATGGCGATTGTGGCTTTCATAATCTACGTTGGTCTCATGAATATAAGGAGAGGAAGTTCTTCCTTAGTTAGGAAGTCAAGCGAGAAGTTAGACAGAAGCTTTTACAAGTTCTTGATCATCCTTGGAGCTTTAGTTTTCCTTAGAAGCATGTTCATCACAGGAACAACTACTTTCTTGGGGGAGTTCATATACCAAGTTTACCTTTCCAAGGCTTTCACGGGCCTGTTTCTGACAATTGGATTTTTGGGCTCGGTCGTGGGACAACCATTCTTCGGTTGGCTAACGGAGAGAATTGGAGGGAGAACAACCTTCATAGTAAGTAGTGTATTGAGCATTGTTTTCTTTGGTCTCTTCTTGGTGTTTCCAAGGGACCTATACTTATCATTGATCTCATACGTCTTGTTCACCTTTGCCGCTTTCACTGCTTTTCCTATTCTTCTAGGATATATTGGACAAACCTTCCCCAAGAACTTCTTCACAGTGGCTAACTCTTACGTATGGGGTGTAGGGAACACAATAGGGGGTGCTGCAGGTACAGCCTTGGTAACAGGTCTGCTAGACGTCCATTACACAATACTCTTCTCCTTCTATGTACTGTTCACAATTGCTATTATATCAACAGTCTTAAGTCCGCTAATTCCCAAAGCTTCATCTCTGGGTAAAAAGTCCGAATAG
- a CDS encoding MFS transporter produces MNWKLVVLSLGMSLTFWDIFNVPYIINYASTQFHASPVLASLPLSAEMIGYAMGGAINGFLSSLRGRKFGLLLSMSLVSLGSLLGLVAKSFSWIIPAELLIGLGIEGELSVVPAYIAETVSPDKRGRSVGLVTASGFLTTLVVGPIAVLINGQWRFLFLAGLLVSVIAFISRLKLPESSMWRIKRGRMTWDWGIVVMTLVWFLSYFTGYALFSDPVFQFLGSHGFQNTSLYFTYILYGDPLGVVIATLLNDKLERKYSVSLVNVLAGLVLVPWFFTGGIMFLFLGFMEMFLQGFKFPVMYTYTSEIFGTRIRTLGYGIADGIGHLGGAIGPIIFSSAYVRSPIDSFLMLAGVTALSGLMVAKWGAKTTGRPLEQIRG; encoded by the coding sequence ATGAACTGGAAACTAGTGGTTTTATCATTGGGTATGTCCTTAACTTTCTGGGACATATTCAACGTACCCTACATCATTAACTACGCTAGTACTCAATTTCACGCTTCACCTGTTCTAGCCAGCTTACCACTTTCGGCTGAAATGATCGGTTATGCGATGGGTGGTGCGATTAACGGTTTCTTGTCTTCGTTACGGGGCAGGAAATTTGGTTTACTTCTGTCAATGAGTTTAGTTTCTCTCGGCTCATTGCTGGGGTTGGTCGCTAAATCTTTCTCTTGGATTATCCCAGCTGAGCTCCTCATAGGATTGGGAATCGAGGGAGAACTTAGCGTGGTTCCTGCCTACATAGCTGAGACTGTGTCCCCGGATAAGCGGGGGAGATCGGTTGGATTAGTCACTGCCTCTGGTTTCCTAACCACGCTGGTGGTCGGTCCCATAGCTGTTCTTATCAACGGTCAGTGGCGTTTCCTGTTCTTAGCCGGATTATTGGTCTCAGTAATAGCCTTCATTAGCAGATTGAAGTTACCTGAATCTTCTATGTGGAGGATAAAGAGAGGTAGAATGACTTGGGACTGGGGAATTGTGGTAATGACTCTTGTATGGTTCCTTAGTTACTTCACAGGTTACGCGCTTTTCTCGGATCCCGTGTTTCAGTTCCTCGGATCCCACGGATTCCAGAACACATCCCTGTACTTCACTTATATTCTTTATGGCGATCCACTCGGGGTAGTTATTGCAACACTCCTTAATGATAAGTTAGAGCGTAAATACAGCGTGTCCCTGGTAAACGTATTGGCCGGTCTAGTTCTAGTGCCTTGGTTCTTTACAGGAGGAATTATGTTCCTATTCTTAGGTTTCATGGAGATGTTCCTTCAAGGCTTCAAGTTCCCCGTCATGTACACGTATACCTCTGAGATCTTCGGCACTAGAATAAGGACATTAGGTTACGGAATAGCAGATGGAATAGGTCACTTGGGAGGTGCGATTGGTCCCATAATTTTCTCATCAGCTTACGTTAGGAGTCCCATTGATTCATTCCTTATGCTTGCCGGGGTAACGGCTCTTTCGGGCCTAATGGTGGCTAAGTGGGGAGCTAAAACTACGGGAAGACCTCTTGAACAAATAAGGGGTTAG